The Rhododendron vialii isolate Sample 1 chromosome 6a, ASM3025357v1 genome includes a window with the following:
- the LOC131330356 gene encoding uncharacterized protein LOC131330356 — translation MEPVASAVDKLKEFAKSTQDFANGVVSHWTGNPNRRNPIEILKRLQREAFSDLMKLRDRQDKVERILSFYKSSKGSPFQEASTHVRGEVDVLGALLFMDNDSQQNFSAIRRAGMRTGVHSRLTFETTIREKDTLVTEFVSNVTGHDDVLGSPLSLAKVLYAANISDWFSVAAIPVGAHCRDVGISTNSLHQKKALTNYSSLGPPLLNLCNGSAIGLMVRKSNIVASLAQFVSGLGMQPGSVGFSQCFSTFGQVVCQLSRSTKLSLLGIHQVPKFSGQEVCLGALAIPVGIFRRHNISEMTREASAPVIGAQTSENVPTGSIALMLESELDESTRIGGWFEMKRYNPRHLEWAVSIADTPDDEFGWGLSLGGLIQGPKSWDHFQVETFLNFNFGKRFSLQPALIYVMDGSTQFASLMLRSNWSL, via the exons ATGGAGCCGGTAGCTTCAGCTGTGGATAAACTCAAAGAATTTGCGAAATCAACTCAAGATTTCGCAAACGGTGTCGTCTCCCACTGGACCGGCAATCCCAATCGCCGCAATCCG ATTGAAATCTTGAAGCGGTTGCAACGAGAAGCATTTTCAGATCTCATGAAACTCAGGGACAGACAAGACAAGGTGGAGCGAATTCTTTCGTTCTACAAGTCTTCAAAAGGAAGCCCATTCCAAGAAGCTAGTACCCATGTAAGGGGAGAGGTTGATGTCTTGGGTGCTTTATTGTTTATGGATAATGATAGCCAGCAGAATTTTAGTGCAATAAGGAGAGCTGGAATGAGGACGGGTGTTCATTCAAGGTTGACTTTTGAAACCACCATTCGGGAGAAAGACACTCTAGTTACAGAGTTTGTATCTAATGTAACAGGCCACGATGATGTTTTAGGTAGCCCCCTTTCCCTGGCGAAAGTGTTATATGCTGCAAATATTAGTGACTGGTTCTCTGTGGCTGCTATTCCAGTGGGAGCTCATTGCCGAGATGTTGGAATTTCTACGAATTCTCTTCATCAG AAAAAGGCCCTTACCAATTACTCATCATTGGGACCACCTCTGTTGAATCTATGTAATGGTAGTGCCATTGGATTGATGGTGAGAAAATCAAACATCGTTGCTTCTTTGGCTCAATTTGTCAGTGGACTAGGAATGCAGCCCGGTTCAGTCGGATTCTCGCAGTGTTTCAGCACTTTTGGGCAAGTTGTCTGTCAACTTTCAAGAAGTACAAAGCTCTCGCTTCTGGGTATTCACCAAGTGCCTAAATTTTCCGGTCAAGAAGTCTGTCTAGGAGCCCTAGCTATACCTGTTGGCATTTTTAGACGTCATAATATTTCTGAAATGACCCGAGAGGCATCTGCTCCCGTCATTGGGGCACAAACATCAGAAAATGTACCGACAGGATCTATTGCCCTGATGCTGGAGTCAGAGCTTGATGAGAGCACTAGAATTGGAGGTTGGTTCGAGATGAAAAGATATAATCCCAGACATCTAGAGTGGGCTGTGTCAATTGCTGATACTCCTGACGATGAATTTGGATGGGGTTTGAGTTTAGGTGGGTTGATACAAGGTCCCAAAAGTTGGGACCATTTTCAGGTTGAAACCTTTCTGAACTTCAACTTTGGAAAAAGATTCAGCTTGCAGCCAGCTCTCATATATGTGATGGATGGGTCTACCCAATTTGCTTCCCTCATGCTTCGGTCTAATTGGTCCCTGTAA